A single region of the Plantactinospora soyae genome encodes:
- a CDS encoding precorrin-3B synthase: MSAPATPSPRSPEDRCPGALRAHQAADGLLVRVRLPGGQLRPGQLRVLADVADTDGDGTLELTSRANLQIRGLADDDAVRRAAERIAAAGLLPTPTHERVRNLLASPLSGRDGRGRLDVRPMVRDLDAALRGAADLASLSGRFLFALDDGRYDVTTLGADLCWVAGEDALRLAGTDTGLRAGPAAAVELLIEAARAFLRVRGDRSDLWRLADLPDGPARVTAALGRPVAQPDPPLPADGPAVGGEAVPTVGVRPDGLVVAGARLGRLTAGQARELAELAATDEIIITPWRSVVLDSTRPDTVGRLATAGLLVEPSSPWRGVSACTGRPGCASALADVRQDLTDALADAATGAETPATVGEGGTVGGRMLPVHVVGCDRCCGRPAGPAVLAVATGSGYRIEAAGRSWIGNPSAALAARAEGRQ; encoded by the coding sequence GTGTCCGCCCCCGCCACCCCGTCCCCACGATCGCCGGAGGACCGCTGTCCCGGCGCGTTGCGGGCGCACCAGGCCGCCGACGGGCTGCTGGTCCGGGTACGGCTGCCCGGCGGCCAACTCCGCCCCGGCCAACTCCGGGTACTCGCCGACGTCGCCGACACGGACGGTGACGGGACGCTGGAGTTGACCTCCCGGGCCAACCTCCAGATCCGGGGGCTCGCCGACGACGACGCCGTACGCCGGGCCGCCGAACGGATCGCCGCCGCCGGCCTGCTGCCGACCCCCACCCACGAACGCGTCCGCAACCTGCTCGCCTCCCCGCTGAGCGGTCGCGACGGGCGCGGCCGGCTCGACGTACGCCCGATGGTGCGGGACCTGGACGCGGCGCTGCGGGGCGCCGCCGACCTGGCGTCGCTCAGCGGCAGGTTCCTGTTCGCCCTCGACGACGGCCGGTACGACGTGACCACCCTCGGCGCCGACCTGTGCTGGGTGGCGGGCGAGGACGCGCTCCGGCTCGCCGGTACCGACACGGGTCTGCGGGCCGGTCCGGCGGCGGCGGTCGAGCTGCTGATCGAGGCTGCCCGAGCCTTCCTCCGGGTACGCGGTGACCGCAGCGACCTGTGGCGACTGGCGGACCTGCCGGACGGGCCGGCCCGGGTGACCGCCGCGCTCGGCCGCCCGGTCGCGCAACCGGACCCGCCACTGCCGGCGGATGGGCCGGCGGTGGGCGGGGAGGCGGTGCCGACGGTGGGTGTCCGGCCGGACGGCCTGGTGGTGGCCGGTGCCCGGCTGGGACGGCTGACCGCCGGCCAGGCCCGGGAACTGGCCGAACTCGCCGCTACGGACGAGATCATCATCACCCCGTGGCGCAGCGTCGTGCTCGACTCGACGCGACCGGATACCGTCGGCCGCCTGGCCACGGCCGGGCTGCTGGTCGAGCCGTCGTCGCCGTGGCGGGGAGTCAGCGCCTGCACCGGCCGCCCCGGCTGCGCCAGCGCCCTCGCCGACGTGCGGCAGGACCTGACGGACGCGCTGGCCGACGCGGCGACCGGGGCCGAGACACCGGCAACGGTGGGCGAGGGCGGAACGGTGGGAGGGCGGATGCTGCCGGTGCACGTCGTCGGCTGTGACCGGTGTTGCGGGCGCCCGGCCGGGCCCGCCGTGCTGGCCGTGGCCACCGGTTCCGGGTACCGCATCGAGGCGGCCGGCCGTAGTTGGATCGGCAACCCGTCGGCGGCACTGGCCGCACGGGCAGAAGGGCGACAGTGA